The region ATGATTCCCTTGTTCACGATGTCCGCGGAGAGCTCGGGCGGCGTCTGCTCCAGCGCCACGCGCACCGCCTCGATGATGTCCGAAACCGTTTCCGACAGGGCCTCCCGGATCTCTTCGTCGGAGATCACCAGGGTCTTGGGAATCCCCTCCACCAGGTCGCGCCCCTTGATCTCCATGGTGAGCTCCTCCTCCAGGGGAAATGCCGACCCGATATTCATCTTGATGTCCTCCGCCGTCCGGTCCCCCACCAGGAGGTTGTACTTGCGCTTGATGTACTGAGTGATGTCTTCGTCCATCTTGTTGCCGGCGACACGCACCGAACGGCTGTAGACGATCCCGGCCATGGAGATTACCGCCACGTCGGTCGTGCCGCCGCCGATGTCCACGACCATGCTGCCGGTGGGCTCCGTGACCGGAAGTCCGGCTCCCAACGCCGCCATCATGGCCTGCTCCACGAGATAGACTTTGGAGGCCTTCGCCCGGTAAGCCGAGTCCTTGACCGCCCGCATCTCCACCTGGGTGATTTGCGACGGCACTCCGATGACGATCCGCGGGCGCACTCCCAGCGATCGGTTGTGGGCCTTCCTGATGAAGTGGTCAAGCATCATCTCCGTATGCTCGAAGTCGGCGATGACACCGTCCTTCATGGGGCGGATGACGATGATGCTTCCCGGCGTCCTCCCGAACATCTCTTTCGCTTCCTTGCCCACCGCCTCCACCTTCCCCGTTTTCTGGTTCACGGCGATGATCGACGGCTCGCAGACGACAATCCCCCTCCCCCGGACGTAGACGAGCGTGTTGGCGGTGCCGAGATCGATGGCCAAATCGTTCGAAAAGAAG is a window of Candidatus Polarisedimenticolia bacterium DNA encoding:
- a CDS encoding rod shape-determining protein, with the protein product MPWSPRSILSFFSNDLAIDLGTANTLVYVRGRGIVVCEPSIIAVNQKTGKVEAVGKEAKEMFGRTPGSIIVIRPMKDGVIADFEHTEMMLDHFIRKAHNRSLGVRPRIVIGVPSQITQVEMRAVKDSAYRAKASKVYLVEQAMMAALGAGLPVTEPTGSMVVDIGGGTTDVAVISMAGIVYSRSVRVAGNKMDEDITQYIKRKYNLLVGDRTAEDIKMNIGSAFPLEEELTMEIKGRDLVEGIPKTLVISDEEIREALSETVSDIIEAVRVALEQTPPELSADIVNKGIMLTGGGSLLKNLDKRLREETGLPVSMAEDPLTSVVLGTGKMLNDFDLLRKISID